A part of Myxococcus landrumus genomic DNA contains:
- a CDS encoding glucosyltransferase domain-containing protein codes for MAHLPLVLPSCQDASYDAARITRFPRSPLRTRTTTEVFRALGTVALLLLLPWVVYGSAVSLSYGLRDDYAILREAREEPGKILKVCGAMGRPLYGWLLDRSSRAAGDVRGLGGLRALAVAGLGMLALAVFLLLKAEGWSRGPAVLLASFLTVIPSAQVVASWGICWPQAVALLFSVGAFALARAGLREAPRGARGWSLCVGASVALAASMLIYQASGPFYAVLLAAVVATQRYENPRALARGLGGHLLVVIAGLGLAYVVTRMSFALGVFTPSPRMALERHFVDKAVWFVTKVLPNALALNVLDDSDTAPSWGYWLMVGGTLALVLSALAVEGRRAGRVAVGTWGVAIVGLMGLAYCASLLASERWPTYRTLFALTGVWSVFVFAAVVRLGTLWPSRGPQVALGLLTVFVLGGAVLARQQSLELFAWPQGRELALMRQGAAALEPSRPSRVFVLTARQWDTSAHRRYLDEFGSISVDTEWVAKELFATAVRERFPQARDLSALYRFDAGPVAPEARGYDILVDMRQLRSASTRTLLPRAR; via the coding sequence ATGGCACACCTTCCCTTGGTGCTTCCTTCATGCCAGGACGCGTCATACGACGCCGCCAGAATCACTCGCTTCCCGAGGTCTCCCCTGCGGACACGCACCACGACAGAGGTCTTCCGGGCACTGGGCACGGTCGCCCTGCTGCTGCTTCTTCCCTGGGTCGTCTACGGGAGCGCTGTCTCCCTGAGCTACGGCCTGCGCGACGACTACGCGATTCTGCGAGAGGCCCGGGAGGAGCCCGGCAAGATTCTCAAGGTCTGCGGCGCCATGGGGCGCCCGCTGTATGGCTGGTTGTTGGACCGCTCCTCGCGAGCGGCTGGGGACGTGCGGGGCCTGGGCGGCCTGCGGGCGTTGGCGGTGGCCGGCTTGGGGATGCTGGCCCTGGCGGTGTTCCTGCTGCTGAAGGCGGAGGGCTGGAGCCGAGGCCCCGCCGTGCTGCTGGCCTCGTTCCTCACGGTGATTCCCTCCGCGCAGGTCGTCGCGAGCTGGGGCATCTGCTGGCCTCAAGCCGTGGCGCTGCTGTTCAGCGTGGGCGCGTTCGCGCTGGCGCGGGCGGGGCTGCGGGAGGCGCCTCGGGGCGCGCGCGGCTGGAGCCTGTGTGTGGGCGCCTCGGTGGCGCTGGCCGCGTCCATGCTCATCTACCAGGCGAGTGGGCCCTTCTACGCGGTGCTGCTCGCGGCGGTGGTGGCGACGCAGCGGTACGAGAACCCGCGCGCGCTGGCGCGAGGACTGGGCGGGCACCTGCTCGTGGTCATCGCGGGGCTGGGGCTGGCGTACGTCGTCACCCGCATGAGCTTCGCGTTGGGGGTGTTCACGCCCTCGCCGCGCATGGCGCTGGAGCGGCACTTCGTGGACAAGGCCGTGTGGTTCGTCACGAAGGTGCTGCCCAACGCGCTGGCCCTCAACGTCCTCGATGACTCGGACACCGCGCCCTCGTGGGGCTACTGGCTCATGGTGGGTGGGACGCTGGCGCTCGTCCTGTCGGCGCTGGCGGTGGAGGGCCGCCGGGCGGGGCGCGTCGCGGTGGGGACCTGGGGGGTGGCCATCGTGGGCCTGATGGGCCTGGCGTACTGCGCCAGCCTGCTCGCGAGTGAGCGCTGGCCCACGTACCGCACCCTCTTCGCGCTCACCGGGGTGTGGAGCGTGTTCGTCTTCGCCGCCGTGGTGAGGCTGGGCACGCTGTGGCCGTCGCGAGGTCCCCAGGTCGCGCTCGGGCTCCTGACGGTGTTCGTGCTGGGCGGCGCGGTGCTGGCGAGACAGCAGTCGCTGGAGCTGTTCGCCTGGCCCCAGGGCCGGGAGCTGGCGCTGATGCGGCAGGGGGCCGCGGCGCTCGAGCCCTCGCGTCCCTCGCGCGTCTTCGTGCTCACCGCCCGCCAGTGGGACACGTCCGCGCACCGGCGCTACCTGGACGAGTTCGGCTCCATCTCCGTGGACACGGAGTGGGTGGCCAAGGAGCTGTTCGCGACGGCCGTCCGGGAGCGCTTCCCCCAGGCGCGCGACTTGAGCGCCCTGTACCGCTTCGACGCGGGCCCGGTGGCGCCGGAGGCGAGGGGCTACGACATCCTCGTCGACATGCGTCAGCTCCGGTCCGCCTCGACCCGGACCCTCCTCCCCCGGGCCCGTTGA
- a CDS encoding condensation domain-containing protein, whose product MKPRVDERDASRERPVPAAHDLSESRLPAHHETIEDWVVEWLALHWQMPAGSIDTRRPLVEQGLDSMAAISLANDLEQWLGLPLTLAFLWQQGTIEALARVLASPEVMFALAPVSESSEVVRRNEGTTPASLGQQQLWRQLRPQPESPRFHLHFGLRFDGPLDIESLKLSLQEIVRRHEAFRTSFRERDGELLQVVAPAPRLEMPVVDLRAEQQDDDLGRALDSASFRTLYDALGRAPFDLQVGPLIRAVLVVLTNQTHVLLVTQHRLITDGASLSVFGRELAFLYRVFHARVPSPLAPPARQAADVARWQRQWLDCEGAHRQREYWRARLDGVPPLKLTPRKACGEGSRLGGLVCFEVPVALTAAWKALASGEGATLFTALSAAFAALLRRHSGQEDVLLGTVVANRGRRELRDVVGLLANTVALRCDLTGNPSFRELLVRHRRCTTEDLSHQELPFEEVTRLCRGPREDSPEVQAACVFESMATFDLAIPGLGCTLLTDTPDASVPGTARHELTLLLREDLGRLSGAFEYAADVFQPAEVERLAACFRRLLGRIVETPDVRLDDLPLAEEALLIG is encoded by the coding sequence GTGAAGCCCCGAGTGGATGAACGTGACGCGTCACGCGAGCGCCCCGTGCCCGCGGCCCATGACCTGTCCGAGTCCCGCCTCCCTGCCCATCACGAGACCATCGAGGACTGGGTGGTGGAGTGGCTGGCCCTCCACTGGCAGATGCCCGCGGGCTCTATCGACACGCGGCGTCCCCTGGTCGAGCAGGGGCTCGACTCGATGGCGGCCATCTCCCTGGCGAATGACCTGGAGCAGTGGCTGGGCTTGCCGCTGACGCTGGCCTTCCTCTGGCAGCAGGGCACCATCGAAGCGCTGGCGCGGGTGCTGGCCTCTCCGGAGGTGATGTTCGCCCTGGCGCCCGTGAGCGAGTCGTCGGAGGTGGTGCGGCGCAACGAGGGCACCACGCCCGCTTCCCTGGGGCAACAGCAGCTCTGGAGGCAGCTTCGGCCCCAGCCCGAGAGTCCTCGCTTCCACCTCCACTTCGGGCTGCGCTTCGACGGCCCGCTGGACATCGAATCGCTGAAGCTCAGCCTCCAGGAAATCGTCCGGAGGCACGAGGCCTTCCGGACCTCGTTTCGCGAGAGGGACGGGGAGCTGCTGCAAGTCGTTGCGCCGGCGCCTCGGTTGGAGATGCCCGTGGTGGACCTGCGGGCGGAGCAGCAGGACGACGACCTGGGGCGGGCGCTCGACTCCGCGTCCTTCCGGACACTCTACGATGCGCTGGGGCGGGCGCCGTTCGACCTCCAGGTGGGGCCGCTGATTCGCGCCGTGCTGGTGGTCCTGACGAACCAGACGCATGTGTTGTTGGTGACACAGCATCGGCTCATCACGGATGGGGCCTCGCTGAGCGTGTTCGGGCGGGAGCTGGCGTTCCTGTATCGCGTCTTCCATGCGCGGGTGCCCTCGCCGCTGGCGCCGCCCGCGCGGCAGGCCGCGGACGTGGCGCGCTGGCAGCGCCAGTGGCTGGACTGCGAGGGGGCTCACCGTCAGCGAGAGTATTGGCGGGCGCGGTTGGATGGAGTGCCGCCGTTGAAGCTGACGCCTCGGAAGGCGTGTGGCGAGGGTTCCCGGCTGGGCGGGCTGGTGTGCTTCGAGGTCCCCGTCGCGCTGACGGCGGCATGGAAGGCGCTGGCCAGTGGAGAAGGCGCCACGCTGTTCACCGCGCTCTCCGCCGCGTTCGCCGCGCTGCTGCGCCGGCACTCCGGACAGGAGGACGTGCTCCTGGGCACCGTGGTGGCCAACCGGGGGCGGCGCGAGCTGCGCGACGTGGTGGGGCTGCTCGCCAACACGGTGGCGCTGCGCTGTGATTTGACGGGCAACCCCTCGTTCCGGGAGCTGCTGGTGCGCCACCGCCGGTGCACGACGGAGGACCTGAGCCACCAGGAGCTGCCGTTCGAGGAAGTGACGCGGCTGTGCCGAGGGCCCCGGGAGGATTCGCCCGAGGTGCAGGCCGCGTGTGTCTTCGAGAGCATGGCCACGTTCGACCTGGCGATTCCGGGGCTGGGGTGCACGCTGCTGACCGACACGCCGGATGCGTCCGTGCCGGGCACGGCGCGGCATGAGCTGACGTTGTTGTTGCGCGAGGACCTGGGCCGGCTGAGCGGCGCCTTCGAGTACGCCGCCGACGTGTTCCAGCCCGCGGAAGTGGAGCGGTTGGCCGCGTGCTTCCGGAGGCTCTTGGGCCGCATCGTCGAGACGCCGGATGTGCGGCTCGACGACCTGCCGCTCGCCGAGGAAGCGCTGCTCATCGGCTGA
- a CDS encoding monovalent cation/H+ antiporter complex subunit F produces the protein MHELRTGVAFFLFLTLLAGLVRVIRGPTLTDRFIVAQLFGTTGVGVLVLLAADGDRGALRDVALIFALLAPVTVVAFVRFALGDAPEDAREEPRR, from the coding sequence ATGCATGAGCTGCGCACAGGCGTCGCGTTCTTCCTGTTCCTCACGCTCCTCGCCGGGCTGGTGCGAGTCATCCGGGGCCCCACGCTGACGGACCGCTTCATCGTGGCGCAGTTGTTCGGCACCACGGGCGTGGGGGTCCTCGTCCTGCTCGCCGCGGATGGAGACCGGGGCGCGCTGCGAGACGTGGCCCTCATCTTCGCGCTGCTGGCCCCCGTCACCGTGGTGGCCTTCGTGCGCTTCGCGCTGGGCGATGCCCCGGAGGATGCGCGGGAGGAGCCGCGGCGATGA
- the mnhG gene encoding monovalent cation/H(+) antiporter subunit G — MTVLNVISALFLLAGAGFCLAGTVGVLRFPDIYCRLHALTKVDNLGLGLVVVGLSLEAGSWATALKLFLVWFLVLISSAFTCQLIARAALRRGVGAWGGSRES; from the coding sequence ATGACGGTCCTGAATGTCATCTCCGCGCTCTTCCTCCTCGCGGGCGCGGGTTTCTGTCTGGCGGGCACCGTGGGCGTGCTGCGCTTCCCGGACATCTACTGCCGGCTCCACGCCCTCACCAAGGTGGACAACCTGGGGCTGGGCCTCGTGGTGGTGGGGCTGTCGCTCGAAGCGGGCTCGTGGGCGACGGCGCTCAAGCTGTTCCTCGTCTGGTTCCTGGTCCTCATCTCCAGCGCCTTCACCTGCCAGCTCATCGCTCGCGCGGCGCTCCGCCGAGGCGTCGGAGCCTGGGGAGGCTCGCGCGAGTCATGA
- a CDS encoding N,N-dimethylformamidase beta subunit family domain-containing protein: MRGGARMGLAIVLMLGGMMAMAPVAGEGPFPGTTEWRLSQPATGAQLEGYASAASVQRGESLGIHVRTDSTRPVTWELFRMGYYGGTGSRRMAAGGPVTVGPQPSPVADRTTGLVECRWPVSFTVQTQATWPSGVYLLKLRRDDGPQSYVFFVVRADDRKGVGVVQLPVTTFQAYNAWGGESLYATSLGLSGGHAKVVSFDRPYLDGNGAGEYFYAAHYFVMWAESKGYELSYVTNVDVDRDPSLLRGQKLFLSVGHDEYWSRPAREAVEGALASGVSLAFLGSDTSCWLIRLEGASRRRQVCYKDEAPREDPLAGTPLITVRWRNALLGEPENGLTGVMSDAWGIIPQPFVVESPEAWPFEGTKLRRGDSILAVVGYEIDREWANGATPAGFIPLSRSPAISNKGEPNWHTAGLFTAPSGAFVFSSGGISWSHGLSHPRFADLRVQRITDNVLRKAGLEPTLPGDTFGAEEPRPVDRTGQAAGVSTLAGVAFQDGFVDGPVARARFRRPVGVAVDATGNIFVADTGNHAVRRIAPDAARTVTTIAGLGTPGAGEGPGVTTALRSPQSIAVAPDGTLYVADTGNHRIVRIARDGRWTVSTFAGSREGRQGRADGVGPAARFQTPTSLVFAGADLYVTDTFNHRLARITPQARVSTLIGSRGSGSTNGPASQARLHRPTAVAFGDGALWVVDTGNRLIRRVAMDASSTTTTVAGSAPGGFADGAGGAAQFLPMSGAVHVDGRLLLTDTGNERIRVLVGGRVRTYAGSGAHGARDGTAEQATFSLPTGIAALPNGNMLVVDQGASTLRELQVPTADGGSAGPEPHITGGPFSGERAPHDVFLDGSTSTTTNPGGWIQRFRWDLGDGTTSDAAYLEHRYLQPGSYTVTLTATDGGGVSASTTQVIRVGN; encoded by the coding sequence GTGAGAGGGGGCGCGCGCATGGGGTTGGCGATTGTCCTGATGCTGGGGGGAATGATGGCGATGGCTCCGGTGGCCGGTGAGGGGCCATTCCCAGGCACCACCGAGTGGAGGTTGAGTCAGCCCGCGACGGGCGCGCAGTTGGAGGGATATGCCTCCGCGGCCAGCGTGCAGCGCGGCGAGTCCCTGGGCATCCATGTCCGGACGGACAGCACACGCCCGGTGACGTGGGAGCTCTTCCGCATGGGCTACTACGGAGGGACGGGCTCGCGGCGGATGGCGGCGGGAGGCCCTGTCACGGTGGGGCCGCAGCCCTCGCCCGTGGCGGACCGGACGACGGGACTGGTGGAGTGCCGTTGGCCCGTGAGCTTCACCGTGCAGACGCAGGCCACGTGGCCGAGCGGGGTGTACCTGCTCAAGCTCCGGAGGGACGACGGGCCGCAGTCGTATGTCTTCTTCGTGGTGCGCGCGGATGACAGGAAGGGCGTGGGGGTGGTGCAGCTCCCGGTGACGACGTTCCAGGCCTACAACGCGTGGGGTGGGGAGAGCCTCTACGCGACGTCGCTGGGGTTGTCGGGAGGCCACGCGAAGGTGGTCTCCTTCGACCGGCCCTACCTGGATGGGAATGGAGCGGGGGAGTACTTCTACGCCGCGCACTACTTCGTGATGTGGGCGGAGTCGAAGGGCTACGAGCTGTCCTATGTCACGAATGTCGATGTGGACCGGGACCCGTCCTTGTTGCGGGGACAGAAGCTGTTCCTCTCGGTGGGGCATGACGAGTACTGGTCTCGCCCGGCGCGCGAGGCGGTGGAGGGGGCGCTGGCGTCGGGAGTGAGTCTGGCGTTCCTGGGCAGCGACACGAGCTGCTGGCTCATCCGCCTGGAGGGAGCGTCGAGGCGCAGGCAGGTCTGTTACAAGGACGAGGCGCCTCGGGAGGACCCGCTCGCGGGCACGCCGCTCATCACGGTGCGCTGGCGCAACGCGCTCCTGGGTGAGCCGGAGAACGGGCTCACGGGCGTGATGTCCGACGCGTGGGGAATCATTCCGCAGCCCTTCGTCGTGGAGTCGCCGGAGGCGTGGCCCTTCGAGGGGACGAAGCTCCGGCGCGGGGACTCCATCCTGGCGGTGGTGGGTTATGAGATTGACCGCGAGTGGGCGAACGGGGCGACGCCGGCGGGGTTCATTCCGTTGTCGCGCTCACCGGCCATCAGCAACAAGGGCGAGCCGAACTGGCATACGGCGGGCCTCTTCACGGCGCCCTCGGGGGCGTTTGTCTTCTCCAGTGGTGGCATCTCCTGGTCGCATGGGCTCTCGCATCCGCGCTTCGCGGACCTGCGGGTGCAGCGCATCACGGACAATGTGCTGCGCAAGGCGGGGCTCGAGCCCACGTTGCCGGGGGACACGTTCGGGGCGGAGGAGCCTCGGCCAGTGGACCGGACGGGACAGGCCGCGGGGGTCTCCACGCTGGCGGGCGTCGCCTTTCAGGATGGATTCGTGGATGGGCCGGTGGCGCGGGCGCGCTTTCGCAGGCCGGTGGGCGTGGCCGTGGATGCGACGGGGAATATCTTCGTGGCGGACACGGGCAACCATGCGGTGCGGAGAATCGCGCCGGACGCGGCCCGCACCGTCACGACCATCGCGGGCTTGGGGACGCCCGGGGCGGGGGAGGGGCCTGGAGTGACGACAGCGCTGCGCTCGCCGCAGTCCATCGCGGTGGCGCCGGATGGGACGCTGTATGTGGCGGACACGGGGAATCATCGCATCGTGCGCATCGCCCGGGATGGGCGGTGGACGGTGAGCACGTTCGCGGGTTCGAGAGAGGGCCGGCAGGGGCGGGCGGATGGGGTGGGGCCGGCCGCGCGGTTCCAGACGCCGACGAGCCTGGTGTTCGCGGGCGCGGATTTGTATGTGACGGACACCTTCAACCATCGGCTCGCGCGCATCACGCCTCAAGCGCGGGTGAGCACGTTGATTGGCTCGCGAGGGTCGGGGAGCACGAATGGACCGGCGAGCCAGGCGCGGCTTCATCGACCCACGGCGGTGGCGTTTGGGGATGGGGCGCTGTGGGTGGTGGACACGGGGAACCGGCTCATCCGCAGGGTGGCGATGGATGCGAGCTCCACGACGACGACGGTGGCGGGGAGCGCGCCCGGTGGCTTCGCGGATGGGGCAGGCGGGGCGGCGCAGTTCCTGCCGATGTCGGGGGCGGTGCACGTCGATGGCCGGCTCTTGTTGACGGACACGGGGAACGAGCGAATCCGGGTGCTGGTGGGGGGGCGGGTCCGGACCTACGCGGGGTCGGGCGCGCATGGTGCGCGTGATGGGACGGCGGAGCAGGCCACGTTCAGCCTGCCCACGGGCATCGCGGCGCTGCCGAATGGAAACATGCTGGTGGTGGACCAGGGGGCTTCGACGCTTCGCGAGCTGCAGGTGCCCACGGCCGATGGTGGGAGCGCGGGGCCCGAGCCGCACATCACCGGGGGGCCCTTCTCTGGTGAGCGTGCGCCCCATGACGTGTTCCTGGATGGGAGCACGAGCACGACGACGAACCCCGGTGGTTGGATTCAGCGCTTCCGGTGGGACCTGGGCGATGGCACGACGTCCGATGCGGCGTACCTGGAGCATCGCTACCTGCAGCCGGGTTCCTACACCGTGACGCTGACGGCGACGGATGGCGGAGGTGTGAGTGCCTCCACCACCCAGGTCATCCGCGTGGGGAACTGA
- a CDS encoding carbonic anhydrase translates to MTFGVDAGEPGRACHGLVPSYEQIFENNRRWSADKTKDDPHYFERLSAEHNPEYLYIGCSDSRVPANEIMGVEPGDVFVHRNVANLVNNVDLNVMSVINYAVRHLSVKRIIVCGHYGCQGVKAAMQPRDLGILNPWLRNVRDVYRLHKAELDALPSPEARYARLVELNVTEQCISIIKTAAVQRAYVETGFPTVHGWVFDMRTGLLRDLELDFPKLLRDVQEVYNLTDKDTIF, encoded by the coding sequence ATGACGTTCGGAGTTGACGCGGGGGAGCCCGGCCGGGCATGCCACGGACTCGTGCCTTCCTACGAACAGATTTTCGAGAACAACCGCCGCTGGTCCGCGGACAAGACGAAGGACGACCCGCACTATTTCGAGCGGCTGTCCGCGGAACACAACCCGGAGTACCTCTACATCGGCTGCTCGGACAGCCGGGTGCCCGCCAACGAAATCATGGGCGTGGAGCCCGGGGACGTCTTCGTCCACCGCAACGTCGCGAACCTGGTCAACAACGTCGACCTGAACGTGATGTCGGTCATCAACTACGCCGTGCGCCACCTGTCGGTGAAGCGCATCATCGTCTGCGGCCACTACGGCTGCCAGGGCGTGAAGGCGGCGATGCAGCCCCGGGATTTGGGCATCCTCAACCCGTGGCTGCGCAACGTGCGGGACGTCTACCGCCTGCACAAGGCGGAGCTGGACGCACTGCCGAGCCCGGAAGCCCGCTACGCGCGGCTGGTGGAGCTCAACGTCACCGAGCAGTGCATCAGCATCATCAAGACCGCCGCCGTGCAGCGCGCCTACGTGGAGACGGGCTTCCCCACCGTGCACGGCTGGGTGTTCGACATGCGCACCGGCCTGCTCCGCGACCTGGAGCTGGACTTCCCCAAGCTGCTGCGCGACGTGCAGGAGGTCTACAACCTCACGGACAAGGACACGATTTTCTAG
- a CDS encoding Na+/H+ antiporter subunit E, which translates to MAWKSALARVAFVCISWWALCDGDLGSLTFGVPVVTAVLVVSFMLSPPRKYSWRLIDIARFAVFFLVGSVQGGFDVARRALAPSLPISPVFIRYRLRLPAGAPCTVFRLTLSLMPGTLNADVLGDELVVHSLVDRGEVLQHELEDLERRVSRLFGLGLPPREATHA; encoded by the coding sequence GTGGCCTGGAAGAGCGCGCTCGCACGCGTCGCCTTCGTGTGCATCTCGTGGTGGGCGCTGTGTGACGGAGACCTGGGCAGCCTCACCTTCGGCGTGCCCGTGGTGACAGCCGTGCTCGTGGTCAGCTTCATGCTGAGCCCGCCGCGCAAGTACTCCTGGCGGCTCATCGACATCGCGCGCTTCGCCGTCTTCTTCCTGGTGGGCTCCGTTCAAGGGGGCTTCGACGTCGCCCGGCGCGCGCTGGCGCCCAGCCTGCCCATCTCCCCCGTCTTCATCCGCTACCGACTGCGCCTCCCAGCCGGTGCGCCCTGCACCGTGTTCCGACTCACGCTCAGCTTGATGCCGGGCACGCTGAACGCGGACGTCCTGGGGGATGAGCTGGTGGTGCACTCGCTCGTCGACCGGGGCGAGGTGCTCCAGCATGAGCTGGAGGACCTGGAGCGCCGTGTGTCGCGGCTGTTCGGTCTGGGACTCCCGCCCCGAGAGGCCACCCATGCATGA
- a CDS encoding hydrogenase subunit MbhD domain-containing protein, with product MMDALLDGGLALSLPFLAWLVLHTEALSQAVVLFVAMGLMSALAWARLEAPDIALVEAAVGTGLTGALLMHTLSWTEETAPETLTRATRWVWDILAATALTGVLGWAVLALPTDSQGLGPEVAARLADSGVEHPVTAVLLNFRGYDTLLEIAVLLVAALGARAVNPRTDRPKLETEHDPLTGELFRMMTPAVLLLAGYLVWVGAHGPGGAFQAGAILAGGGVVAILTTRMGTPRMSSRRVRWALLTGPLLFIGVAVAPLFSGGRLLEFPPRLAGTLIFVVELALTVTITLVLLMFFPGARPPKVEPEGAP from the coding sequence ATGATGGACGCGCTGCTCGATGGAGGGCTCGCCCTGAGCCTGCCCTTCCTGGCGTGGCTGGTGCTCCACACCGAGGCCCTGTCCCAGGCGGTGGTGCTCTTCGTCGCGATGGGCTTGATGTCCGCGCTCGCGTGGGCGCGGCTGGAGGCTCCCGACATCGCGCTGGTGGAGGCCGCCGTGGGTACGGGCCTCACCGGCGCGCTCCTGATGCACACGCTGAGCTGGACGGAGGAGACCGCGCCCGAGACCCTCACCCGCGCCACCCGCTGGGTCTGGGACATCCTGGCCGCCACCGCGCTGACGGGCGTGCTGGGGTGGGCCGTGCTCGCGCTGCCCACCGACAGCCAGGGCTTGGGCCCGGAGGTCGCCGCGCGCCTGGCCGACAGCGGCGTGGAGCATCCCGTCACGGCGGTGCTCTTGAACTTCCGTGGCTACGACACGCTGCTGGAAATCGCGGTGCTGCTGGTGGCCGCGCTGGGCGCGCGAGCGGTGAACCCTCGGACGGACCGGCCCAAGCTGGAGACAGAGCACGACCCGCTGACGGGGGAGCTGTTCCGGATGATGACGCCCGCGGTGCTGTTGCTGGCGGGGTATCTCGTGTGGGTGGGCGCGCACGGCCCCGGTGGCGCGTTCCAGGCGGGCGCCATCCTCGCGGGAGGTGGCGTGGTGGCCATCCTCACGACGCGGATGGGGACTCCGCGGATGTCGTCGAGGCGCGTGCGCTGGGCGCTGCTGACGGGGCCGTTGTTGTTCATCGGCGTGGCCGTGGCGCCCCTCTTCAGCGGAGGGAGGTTGCTGGAGTTCCCTCCGCGCCTGGCCGGGACGCTCATCTTCGTGGTGGAGCTGGCGCTGACGGTCACCATCACCCTGGTCCTGTTGATGTTCTTCCCCGGGGCGCGTCCACCCAAGGTGGAGCCCGAGGGGGCGCCGTGA
- a CDS encoding complex I subunit 5 family protein, whose amino-acid sequence MTGAWALMAWPVILPLLGAVLALLVGRGGVRIVAGVASVATLAAVAMLAWEVATVGALHQDIGGWGAPLGIAWRADGLAVLMMLTVGLVGSLISVNALDHLGSREDREYLPLWLFVWCALNALVMSADAFNLYVTLELTTLGAVALIVVRRDLPGLEAGLRYLLFALPGSLCYLLGITLLYGAYAALDMGLLAQRVQPGPVTWMAAALVTVGLCLKTPLFPLHVWLPPTYGGAPTPVTALLSALISKGSYYVLFRMWLEVFAPVLDAEVGQFLGVLGAAAVLWGSLLALSQSKLKQVVAYSSVAQIGYMFLVFPMATSGARSGAIYLVVSHAAAKASMFVAVGNIHQAVGITELGSVQGLAYRMPFTFLAMALGGISLIGIPPSGGFIAKWYLLNAAIQTHQWWWGGVLLVGSLLAAAYVFRILRGSFLPLPPGVEVRSIPLGNELAPLALALIALVLGLVPWFPLDLLAVGAAR is encoded by the coding sequence ATGACGGGGGCCTGGGCCTTGATGGCATGGCCGGTCATCCTCCCTCTGCTCGGCGCGGTGCTCGCGTTGCTGGTGGGGCGCGGCGGAGTGCGCATCGTCGCGGGTGTCGCATCCGTGGCGACGCTCGCAGCGGTGGCGATGCTGGCGTGGGAGGTGGCGACCGTCGGTGCGCTGCATCAGGACATCGGTGGCTGGGGCGCGCCCCTGGGCATCGCGTGGCGCGCGGATGGGCTGGCGGTGTTGATGATGCTGACGGTGGGCCTGGTGGGCTCCCTCATCAGCGTCAATGCGCTGGACCACCTGGGGAGCCGGGAGGACCGAGAGTACCTCCCGCTGTGGCTGTTCGTCTGGTGCGCGCTCAACGCACTGGTGATGTCGGCGGATGCCTTCAATCTCTACGTCACGCTGGAGTTGACGACGCTGGGGGCCGTCGCGCTCATCGTGGTGCGCAGGGACCTGCCAGGATTGGAAGCGGGCCTGCGCTACCTGCTCTTCGCGCTGCCGGGCTCGCTCTGCTACCTGCTGGGCATCACGCTGCTGTATGGCGCGTACGCCGCGCTGGACATGGGGCTCCTGGCCCAGCGAGTCCAGCCAGGGCCCGTGACGTGGATGGCGGCGGCGCTGGTGACGGTGGGGCTGTGCCTCAAGACGCCCCTGTTCCCCCTGCACGTCTGGTTGCCGCCGACCTACGGCGGAGCGCCCACCCCGGTGACGGCGCTCCTGTCGGCGCTCATCTCGAAGGGCTCCTACTACGTGCTGTTCCGCATGTGGCTGGAGGTCTTCGCTCCGGTGCTCGACGCCGAGGTGGGGCAGTTCCTGGGCGTCCTGGGCGCTGCGGCGGTGCTGTGGGGCTCGTTGCTAGCGCTGAGCCAGTCGAAGCTCAAGCAGGTCGTCGCCTATTCGAGCGTGGCGCAGATTGGCTACATGTTCCTGGTCTTCCCGATGGCGACGAGCGGGGCCCGGTCTGGAGCCATCTACCTGGTCGTCTCGCACGCCGCCGCGAAGGCATCCATGTTCGTGGCGGTGGGGAACATCCACCAGGCGGTGGGTATCACCGAGCTGGGCAGTGTGCAGGGGCTGGCCTACCGCATGCCCTTCACGTTCCTGGCGATGGCGCTGGGAGGCATCAGCCTGATTGGCATTCCTCCCAGCGGCGGGTTCATCGCGAAGTGGTACTTGCTCAACGCCGCCATCCAGACGCACCAGTGGTGGTGGGGCGGGGTGTTGCTGGTGGGCAGCCTGCTGGCGGCGGCGTATGTCTTTCGCATCCTCCGAGGCTCGTTCCTGCCGCTGCCGCCCGGCGTGGAGGTGCGCTCGATTCCGCTGGGGAACGAGCTGGCGCCGCTCGCGCTCGCGCTCATCGCGTTGGTGTTGGGATTGGTGCCGTGGTTCCCGCTGGACCTGCTGGCGGTGGGGGCGGCGCGATGA
- a CDS encoding sodium:proton antiporter: MSSWVLYALSGMAMFSVGLVGLFAHRHVVKRILASNIMGSGVLLVLVALARRVPSGAPDPIPHALVLTGIVVSVSSTALGVALARRIARLQSTGDVSTHSEPGGS, translated from the coding sequence GTGAGCTCCTGGGTGCTCTATGCGCTGTCCGGCATGGCGATGTTCAGCGTGGGGCTGGTGGGCCTCTTCGCGCATCGGCACGTGGTGAAGCGCATCCTGGCGTCGAACATCATGGGCTCCGGAGTGCTGCTCGTCCTCGTGGCCCTGGCGCGGCGAGTCCCTTCAGGTGCGCCGGACCCCATCCCTCACGCGCTGGTGCTCACGGGCATCGTGGTCTCGGTGAGCTCGACGGCGCTGGGCGTGGCGCTGGCGCGGCGCATCGCGCGTCTCCAGTCCACCGGGGATGTCTCGACGCACTCCGAACCGGGGGGCTCATGA